From the genome of Homo sapiens chromosome 6 genomic scaffold, GRCh38.p14 alternate locus group ALT_REF_LOCI_4 HSCHR6_MHC_MANN_CTG1, one region includes:
- the NRM gene encoding nurim isoform 1 (isoform 1 is encoded by transcript variant 1) → MAPALLLIPAALASFILAFGTGVEFVRFTSLRPLLGGIPESGGPDARQGWLAALQDRSILAPLAWDLGLLLLFVGQHSLMAAERVKAWTSRYFGVLQRSLYVACTALALQLVMRYWEPIPKGPVLWEARAEPWATWVPLLCFVLHVISWLLIFSILLVFDYAELMGLKQVYYHVLGLGEPLALKSPRALRLFSHLRHPVCVELLTVLWVVPTLGTDRLLLAFLLTLYLGLAHGLDQQDLRYLRAQLQRKLHLLSRPQDGEAE, encoded by the exons ATGGCCCCTGCACTGCTCCTGATCCCTGCTGCCCTCGCCTCTTTCATCCTGGCCTTTGGCACCGGAGTGGAGTTCGTGCGCTTTACCTCCCTTCGGCCACTTCTTGGAGGGATCCCGGAGTCTGGTGGTCCGG ATGCCCGCCAGGGATGGCTGGCTGCCCTGCAGGACCGCAGCATCCTTGCCCCCCTGGCATGGGATCTGGGGCTCCTGCTTCTATTTGTTGGGCAGCACAGCCTCATGGCAGCTGAAAGAGTGAAGGCATGGACATCCCGGTACTTTGGGGTCCTTCAGAGGTCACTGTATGTGGCCTGCACTGCCCTGGCCTTGCAG CTGGTGATGCGGTACTGGGAGCCCATACCCAAAGGCCCTGTGTTGTGGGAGGCTCGGGCTGAGCCATGGGCCACCTGGGTGCCGCTCCTCTGCTTTGTGCTCCATGTCATCTCCTGGCTCCTCATCTTTAGCATCCTTCTCGTCTTTGACTATGCTGAGCTCATGGGCCTCAAACAG GTATACTACCATGTGCTGGGGCTGGGCGAGCCTCTGGCCCTGAAGTCTCCCCGGGCTCTCAGACTCTTCTCCCACCTGCGCCACCCAGTGTGTGTGGAGCTGCTGACAGTGCTGTGGGTGGTGCCTACCCTGGGCACGGACCGTCTCCTCCTTGCTTTCCTCCTTACCCTCTACCTGGGCCTGGCTCACGGGCTTGATCAGCAAGACCTCCGCTACCTCCGGGCCCAGCTACAAAGAAAACTCCACCTGCTCTCTCGGCCCCAGGATGGGGAGGCAGAGTGA
- the NRM gene encoding nurim isoform 4 (isoform 4 is encoded by transcript variant 4) — protein MAPALLLIPAALASFILAFGTGVEFVRFTSLRPLLGGIPESGGPDARQGWLAALQDRSILAPLAWDLGLLLLFVGQHSLMAAERVKAWTSRYFGVLQRSLYVACTALALQVYYHVLGLGEPLALKSPRALRLFSHLRHPVCVELLTVLWVVPTLGTDRLLLAFLLTLYLGLAHGLDQQDLRYLRAQLQRKLHLLSRPQDGEAE, from the exons ATGGCCCCTGCACTGCTCCTGATCCCTGCTGCCCTCGCCTCTTTCATCCTGGCCTTTGGCACCGGAGTGGAGTTCGTGCGCTTTACCTCCCTTCGGCCACTTCTTGGAGGGATCCCGGAGTCTGGTGGTCCGG ATGCCCGCCAGGGATGGCTGGCTGCCCTGCAGGACCGCAGCATCCTTGCCCCCCTGGCATGGGATCTGGGGCTCCTGCTTCTATTTGTTGGGCAGCACAGCCTCATGGCAGCTGAAAGAGTGAAGGCATGGACATCCCGGTACTTTGGGGTCCTTCAGAGGTCACTGTATGTGGCCTGCACTGCCCTGGCCTTGCAG GTATACTACCATGTGCTGGGGCTGGGCGAGCCTCTGGCCCTGAAGTCTCCCCGGGCTCTCAGACTCTTCTCCCACCTGCGCCACCCAGTGTGTGTGGAGCTGCTGACAGTGCTGTGGGTGGTGCCTACCCTGGGCACGGACCGTCTCCTCCTTGCTTTCCTCCTTACCCTCTACCTGGGCCTGGCTCACGGGCTTGATCAGCAAGACCTCCGCTACCTCCGGGCCCAGCTACAAAGAAAACTCCACCTGCTCTCTCGGCCCCAGGATGGGGAGGCAGAGTGA
- the NRM gene encoding nurim isoform 2 (isoform 2 is encoded by transcript variant 2), which translates to MAPALLLIPAALASFILAFGTGVEFVRFTSLRPLLGGIPESGGPDARQGWLAALQDRSILAPLAWDLGLLLLFVGQHSLMAAERVKAWTSRYFGVLQRSLYVACTALALQPLILPQLVMRYWEPIPKGPVLWEARAEPWATWVPLLCFVLHVISWLLIFSILLVFDYAELMGLKQVYYHVLGLGEPLALKSPRALRLFSHLRHPVCVELLTVLWVVPTLGTDRLLLAFLLTLYLGLAHGLDQQDLRYLRAQLQRKLHLLSRPQDGEAE; encoded by the exons ATGGCCCCTGCACTGCTCCTGATCCCTGCTGCCCTCGCCTCTTTCATCCTGGCCTTTGGCACCGGAGTGGAGTTCGTGCGCTTTACCTCCCTTCGGCCACTTCTTGGAGGGATCCCGGAGTCTGGTGGTCCGG ATGCCCGCCAGGGATGGCTGGCTGCCCTGCAGGACCGCAGCATCCTTGCCCCCCTGGCATGGGATCTGGGGCTCCTGCTTCTATTTGTTGGGCAGCACAGCCTCATGGCAGCTGAAAGAGTGAAGGCATGGACATCCCGGTACTTTGGGGTCCTTCAGAGGTCACTGTATGTGGCCTGCACTGCCCTGGCCTTGCAG CCCCTTATCCTTCCACAGCTGGTGATGCGGTACTGGGAGCCCATACCCAAAGGCCCTGTGTTGTGGGAGGCTCGGGCTGAGCCATGGGCCACCTGGGTGCCGCTCCTCTGCTTTGTGCTCCATGTCATCTCCTGGCTCCTCATCTTTAGCATCCTTCTCGTCTTTGACTATGCTGAGCTCATGGGCCTCAAACAG GTATACTACCATGTGCTGGGGCTGGGCGAGCCTCTGGCCCTGAAGTCTCCCCGGGCTCTCAGACTCTTCTCCCACCTGCGCCACCCAGTGTGTGTGGAGCTGCTGACAGTGCTGTGGGTGGTGCCTACCCTGGGCACGGACCGTCTCCTCCTTGCTTTCCTCCTTACCCTCTACCTGGGCCTGGCTCACGGGCTTGATCAGCAAGACCTCCGCTACCTCCGGGCCCAGCTACAAAGAAAACTCCACCTGCTCTCTCGGCCCCAGGATGGGGAGGCAGAGTGA
- the NRM gene encoding nurim isoform X2, protein MWPALPWPCRYEALALQLVMRYWEPIPKGPVLWEARAEPWATWVPLLCFVLHVISWLLIFSILLVFDYAELMGLKQVYYHVLGLGEPLALKSPRALRLFSHLRHPVCVELLTVLWVVPTLGTDRLLLAFLLTLYLGLAHGLDQQDLRYLRAQLQRKLHLLSRPQDGEAE, encoded by the exons ATGTGGCCTGCACTGCCCTGGCCTTGCAGGTATGAGGCCCTGGCCTTGCAG CTGGTGATGCGGTACTGGGAGCCCATACCCAAAGGCCCTGTGTTGTGGGAGGCTCGGGCTGAGCCATGGGCCACCTGGGTGCCGCTCCTCTGCTTTGTGCTCCATGTCATCTCCTGGCTCCTCATCTTTAGCATCCTTCTCGTCTTTGACTATGCTGAGCTCATGGGCCTCAAACAG GTATACTACCATGTGCTGGGGCTGGGCGAGCCTCTGGCCCTGAAGTCTCCCCGGGCTCTCAGACTCTTCTCCCACCTGCGCCACCCAGTGTGTGTGGAGCTGCTGACAGTGCTGTGGGTGGTGCCTACCCTGGGCACGGACCGTCTCCTCCTTGCTTTCCTCCTTACCCTCTACCTGGGCCTGGCTCACGGGCTTGATCAGCAAGACCTCCGCTACCTCCGGGCCCAGCTACAAAGAAAACTCCACCTGCTCTCTCGGCCCCAGGATGGGGAGGCAGAGTGA
- the NRM gene encoding nurim isoform X1, protein MAAERVKAWTSRYFGVLQRSLYVACTALALQLVMRYWEPIPKGPVLWEARAEPWATWVPLLCFVLHVISWLLIFSILLVFDYAELMGLKQVYYHVLGLGEPLALKSPRALRLFSHLRHPVCVELLTVLWVVPTLGTDRLLLAFLLTLYLGLAHGLDQQDLRYLRAQLQRKLHLLSRPQDGEAE, encoded by the exons ATGGCAGCTGAAAGAGTGAAGGCATGGACATCCCGGTACTTTGGGGTCCTTCAGAGGTCACTGTATGTGGCCTGCACTGCCCTGGCCTTGCAG CTGGTGATGCGGTACTGGGAGCCCATACCCAAAGGCCCTGTGTTGTGGGAGGCTCGGGCTGAGCCATGGGCCACCTGGGTGCCGCTCCTCTGCTTTGTGCTCCATGTCATCTCCTGGCTCCTCATCTTTAGCATCCTTCTCGTCTTTGACTATGCTGAGCTCATGGGCCTCAAACAG GTATACTACCATGTGCTGGGGCTGGGCGAGCCTCTGGCCCTGAAGTCTCCCCGGGCTCTCAGACTCTTCTCCCACCTGCGCCACCCAGTGTGTGTGGAGCTGCTGACAGTGCTGTGGGTGGTGCCTACCCTGGGCACGGACCGTCTCCTCCTTGCTTTCCTCCTTACCCTCTACCTGGGCCTGGCTCACGGGCTTGATCAGCAAGACCTCCGCTACCTCCGGGCCCAGCTACAAAGAAAACTCCACCTGCTCTCTCGGCCCCAGGATGGGGAGGCAGAGTGA
- the NRM gene encoding nurim isoform 5 (isoform 5 is encoded by transcript variant 5), which translates to MAPALLLIPAALASFILAFGTGVEFVRFTSLRPLLGGIPESGGPGILPCAGAGRASGPEVSPGSQTLLPPAPPSVCGAADSAVGGAYPGHGPSPPCFPPYPLPGPGSRA; encoded by the exons ATGGCCCCTGCACTGCTCCTGATCCCTGCTGCCCTCGCCTCTTTCATCCTGGCCTTTGGCACCGGAGTGGAGTTCGTGCGCTTTACCTCCCTTCGGCCACTTCTTGGAGGGATCCCGGAGTCTGGTGGTCCGG GTATACTACCATGTGCTGGGGCTGGGCGAGCCTCTGGCCCTGAAGTCTCCCCGGGCTCTCAGACTCTTCTCCCACCTGCGCCACCCAGTGTGTGTGGAGCTGCTGACAGTGCTGTGGGTGGTGCCTACCCTGGGCACGGACCGTCTCCTCCTTGCTTTCCTCCTTACCCTCTACCTGGGCCTGGCTCACGGGCTTGA
- the NRM gene encoding nurim isoform 3 (isoform 3 is encoded by transcript variant 3), whose protein sequence is MAPALLLIPAALASFILAFGTGVEFVRFTSLRPLLGGIPESGGPDARQGWLAALQDRSILAPLAWDLGLLLLFVGQHSLMAAERVKAWTSRYFGVLQRSLYVACTALALQV, encoded by the exons ATGGCCCCTGCACTGCTCCTGATCCCTGCTGCCCTCGCCTCTTTCATCCTGGCCTTTGGCACCGGAGTGGAGTTCGTGCGCTTTACCTCCCTTCGGCCACTTCTTGGAGGGATCCCGGAGTCTGGTGGTCCGG ATGCCCGCCAGGGATGGCTGGCTGCCCTGCAGGACCGCAGCATCCTTGCCCCCCTGGCATGGGATCTGGGGCTCCTGCTTCTATTTGTTGGGCAGCACAGCCTCATGGCAGCTGAAAGAGTGAAGGCATGGACATCCCGGTACTTTGGGGTCCTTCAGAGGTCACTGTATGTGGCCTGCACTGCCCTGGCCTTGCAGGTATGA